Proteins encoded within one genomic window of Thermodesulfobacteriota bacterium:
- a CDS encoding helix-turn-helix transcriptional regulator, with the protein MNAQADISRLVRELRERTGLTQEKFAAKLGVTYPTINRWENGRAKPSPLALKQIEDLARGLGERGEDLLQEFFPGEEI; encoded by the coding sequence TTGAATGCCCAGGCTGACATATCCCGATTAGTCCGTGAACTTCGCGAACGAACGGGGCTCACTCAGGAAAAATTCGCGGCCAAGCTCGGCGTGACCTATCCAACCATCAACCGATGGGAGAACGGTCGCGCCAAACCGTCGCCGTTGGCACTTAAACAGATCGAGGATTTGGCCCGGGGCCTGGGCGAACGGGGCGAGGACCTCCTTCAAGAGTTTTTCCCTGGAGAGGAGATCTGA